One window of the Rhodothermales bacterium genome contains the following:
- a CDS encoding glycoside hydrolase family 3 N-terminal domain-containing protein, producing the protein MRVRALLLALFLLVGTGFGLAVPEVHAQDDVRALVERMTLEEKVGQMTQLTIQAVSSVRGVPGTSQVVSDSLLRKALVERHVGSLLNVYDKALTRDEWVDLTDRVQSIARNETRLGIPVLYGIDAVHGNNYMYGATIFPQNIGIAATWNLDLVREASRITAQETRDAGMNWNFAPVLDVARTPLWSRFFETFGEDVFAVGAYGRASIEAMQQPGPDGYPLLAATGKHFLGYSAPISGKDRTPAWIPERQLRELFLPPFHEAMDGGLLTVMVNSSEINGIPVHSDPEMLTDLLRTELGFEGLAVTDWEDIGKLVSLHSVAATYKEAVYMSVLAGIDMAMVPYDYTFTDALIELVREGRISEARIDESVYRILSVKQRLGLMANPQSEPTMAGDPETRAASQAASLDAARQSMTLLKNNGVLPAPLTGNILLAGPAAEYIPMMYGSWTYTWQGNDVAAYPDDIPTLHDVLAARDSATVTLAPWGASHEADRLRAWAYGSDVAVLALGEVPSVEKPGDIEDLELPADQIDLVRTVAETGVPVVVVLFQNRPRIIRQIEPMVDAIVLAYLPGPFGAQAVVETLDGTWNPGGHLPFTYPRFSGSLVPYDHKNSDRNDVFNAWNAFQPQYPFGHGLSYTTFDYTDLEVDAQAYNRTGTIKVGVTITNTGTRAGRDAALLFVRDHVASVTPAVRRLKAFESVHLEPGERRRLNWTLDPSALSFIGRDLTPVVEPGVFSIHVEDLEVQFELE; encoded by the coding sequence ATGCGTGTCCGGGCTCTGCTGCTCGCGCTTTTCCTGCTGGTCGGCACGGGCTTCGGCCTGGCGGTTCCGGAGGTCCACGCCCAGGACGACGTCCGCGCGCTGGTTGAACGGATGACGCTCGAAGAGAAGGTCGGCCAGATGACCCAGTTGACCATTCAGGCGGTCTCGTCCGTCCGGGGTGTACCGGGGACCTCACAGGTCGTCAGTGACAGCCTGCTGCGCAAGGCGCTGGTGGAACGCCACGTGGGCTCGCTGCTGAACGTCTATGACAAGGCGCTAACCCGGGACGAATGGGTGGACCTTACGGATCGCGTGCAATCCATAGCCCGGAATGAAACCCGCCTGGGCATTCCGGTGCTGTATGGTATTGATGCCGTGCATGGCAACAACTACATGTACGGCGCCACGATTTTCCCGCAGAACATCGGGATTGCAGCCACATGGAATCTGGATCTCGTCCGGGAAGCCTCCCGGATTACGGCGCAGGAGACCCGCGATGCCGGCATGAACTGGAATTTCGCACCGGTCCTTGATGTGGCCCGGACCCCCCTGTGGTCCCGGTTCTTCGAGACCTTCGGGGAAGACGTGTTTGCGGTTGGCGCCTACGGTCGGGCCTCCATCGAGGCCATGCAGCAACCGGGACCGGACGGGTATCCGTTGTTGGCGGCCACCGGCAAGCACTTCCTGGGTTATTCCGCGCCCATTTCCGGTAAAGACCGTACGCCAGCATGGATTCCGGAGCGCCAGTTGCGCGAGCTGTTCCTGCCTCCGTTCCATGAAGCCATGGACGGCGGGCTCCTGACGGTCATGGTGAACTCGTCCGAAATCAACGGCATTCCCGTCCATTCCGACCCGGAAATGCTCACGGACCTGCTTCGCACCGAGTTGGGATTCGAGGGACTGGCGGTGACGGATTGGGAGGACATCGGCAAGTTGGTCTCGCTGCACAGCGTGGCCGCGACGTACAAGGAGGCCGTGTACATGAGTGTCCTCGCAGGAATCGACATGGCCATGGTTCCCTATGACTACACCTTCACCGATGCCCTCATCGAACTGGTGCGTGAGGGACGGATTTCCGAGGCGCGGATTGACGAAAGCGTGTACCGGATCCTTTCCGTCAAACAGCGCCTGGGGCTCATGGCGAATCCGCAATCGGAACCCACCATGGCCGGCGACCCGGAAACCCGGGCGGCGAGCCAAGCGGCCAGTCTGGACGCGGCACGCCAGTCCATGACACTGCTCAAGAACAACGGGGTATTGCCTGCGCCTCTCACGGGCAACATCCTCCTGGCCGGCCCGGCCGCCGAGTACATTCCCATGATGTACGGTTCCTGGACGTACACGTGGCAGGGAAATGATGTCGCCGCCTATCCGGACGATATCCCCACGTTGCACGATGTACTGGCGGCCCGGGACAGTGCCACGGTGACGCTGGCTCCCTGGGGTGCATCCCATGAGGCGGACCGGCTGCGTGCCTGGGCGTACGGCTCGGATGTGGCAGTGCTCGCGCTCGGGGAAGTGCCTTCCGTCGAGAAGCCGGGAGACATCGAAGACCTCGAATTGCCGGCGGACCAGATCGACCTGGTCCGGACCGTGGCCGAAACCGGCGTGCCCGTGGTGGTCGTACTCTTCCAGAACCGGCCCCGGATCATCCGGCAGATCGAGCCGATGGTGGATGCCATCGTGCTGGCGTATCTGCCCGGACCGTTCGGTGCCCAGGCCGTCGTGGAAACCCTGGACGGTACCTGGAATCCGGGAGGGCATCTTCCGTTCACATATCCCCGGTTCAGCGGCTCGCTGGTCCCGTACGACCACAAGAATTCCGACCGCAACGATGTGTTCAACGCCTGGAATGCGTTCCAGCCCCAATACCCGTTCGGTCACGGCTTGAGCTACACTACGTTCGACTACACCGACCTGGAGGTGGACGCGCAGGCCTACAACCGCACGGGCACGATCAAGGTCGGCGTGACCATTACGAATACGGGTACACGCGCCGGTCGCGATGCGGCGCTGCTCTTCGTCCGGGATCATGTGGCCTCGGTCACGCCTGCGGTCCGGCGGTTGAAGGCATTCGAATCCGTGCATCTCGAGCCGGGTGAGCGCCGCCGCCTGAACTGGACGCTGGACCCATCCGCGCTGTCCTTCATCGGCCGGGATCTTACACCGGTGGTCGAGCCGGGCGTGTTCTCCATCCATGTCGAGGACCTGGAAGTCCAATTTGAACTGGAATGA
- a CDS encoding family 16 glycosylhydrolase yields the protein MMKLLGMFFLGMLFAGVPHAAAQQWELVWSDEFEGDGLVDASLWEYQVGASGWGNRELQFYTEERLENVRRESGRLVIEARREDYEGAAYTSGRIRTRGKGDWLYGRIEVRAKLPAGLGTWPAIWMLATDSDHGDGGWPDMGEIDIMEAVGHDPGRTHSAIHTNALNHSLGTNPFATRAVPTSTTEFHDYAMEWTPKRITTFVDGVPNLVFDRNGADWRRWPFDRPFHLILNIAVGGTWGGAQGVDPTAFPTRMEIEYVRVYEDLAGPPEVGLFGLTDPAVVPAGGTLDLNATATDPASTIENLTILQGDGVLAEAQAGAVAVSLDNLHPGCYEVRAVAEDADGWTGESARIPVQVGDACGQAPYLMRAHPVPGRVQAEYYDLGGPGVGYSDISSINTGGTIRMSEGVDIGLSGDVGGGHAIQDVTRREWVAYTVHAAEAGSYRLSARLSAMSAGTLDIHVNGASTAEPLSFQATNSETLFRTAVLDSVWLEAGTNRIRIGFTGLGVRLNWFELVAATSTSVESSTGALPDGGPWLESVYPNPFGRTLHVVMSGRTAGTLRAELFDTLGRSVWAAAADIDRQTVKMDIPALPAGAYVLRLEMGGVIRDQVIVGGINPAS from the coding sequence ATGATGAAACTCCTCGGCATGTTTTTCCTGGGGATGCTGTTCGCAGGCGTTCCCCACGCTGCGGCCCAACAATGGGAATTGGTATGGTCCGACGAATTCGAGGGCGACGGGCTCGTGGACGCGTCGCTATGGGAATACCAGGTGGGTGCGTCGGGTTGGGGAAACCGGGAACTGCAATTCTATACGGAGGAACGGTTGGAAAACGTCCGGCGGGAGTCGGGCCGGCTGGTCATTGAGGCCCGACGGGAAGACTATGAGGGAGCCGCCTACACGTCCGGGCGCATCCGTACGCGGGGGAAGGGGGACTGGTTGTATGGACGGATTGAAGTCCGGGCCAAACTTCCGGCCGGACTGGGAACGTGGCCGGCCATCTGGATGCTGGCCACGGACAGCGATCATGGGGATGGTGGATGGCCGGATATGGGAGAAATCGACATCATGGAGGCCGTCGGACACGATCCGGGGAGGACCCATTCGGCCATCCACACGAACGCCCTGAATCACAGCCTGGGGACGAATCCGTTCGCTACCCGCGCGGTACCGACCTCAACCACTGAATTCCATGACTATGCCATGGAATGGACGCCGAAGCGGATTACCACGTTCGTGGATGGCGTTCCGAACCTGGTTTTCGATCGCAACGGAGCGGACTGGCGCCGATGGCCGTTCGACCGGCCGTTCCACCTCATCCTGAATATCGCCGTCGGCGGTACATGGGGTGGGGCCCAGGGCGTGGATCCGACCGCCTTCCCGACCCGGATGGAAATCGAGTACGTCCGGGTGTACGAAGACCTTGCCGGTCCTCCGGAGGTGGGGCTCTTCGGGTTGACCGATCCGGCCGTGGTTCCGGCCGGGGGCACCCTCGACCTGAACGCCACGGCCACCGATCCCGCATCGACCATTGAAAACCTCACCATCCTGCAGGGCGATGGCGTTCTGGCCGAGGCTCAAGCAGGAGCCGTTGCCGTATCCCTGGACAACCTGCATCCGGGCTGTTATGAGGTGCGTGCTGTGGCCGAGGATGCCGATGGCTGGACCGGGGAGTCGGCGCGCATTCCGGTCCAGGTGGGTGATGCCTGTGGTCAGGCCCCCTATTTGATGCGAGCGCACCCCGTGCCGGGTCGGGTCCAGGCGGAATATTACGATCTCGGTGGACCGGGCGTGGGCTATTCCGACATTTCGTCGATCAATACCGGCGGGACCATCCGGATGTCAGAGGGCGTCGATATCGGTCTGTCCGGCGATGTCGGGGGCGGTCATGCCATCCAGGATGTCACGCGGCGCGAGTGGGTGGCCTATACGGTCCATGCGGCCGAGGCGGGGTCGTACCGGTTGTCGGCGCGACTGTCGGCAATGTCCGCCGGGACGCTCGATATCCACGTCAATGGAGCGTCCACCGCCGAGCCCCTGTCATTCCAGGCCACCAACTCTGAGACCCTTTTCCGGACCGCCGTGTTGGATTCCGTGTGGCTGGAAGCCGGGACGAACCGCATCCGGATTGGCTTCACGGGCCTGGGAGTGCGATTGAACTGGTTTGAACTCGTTGCCGCCACGTCAACGTCTGTCGAATCATCCACGGGAGCGCTTCCGGATGGAGGACCCTGGTTGGAATCCGTGTACCCGAATCCGTTCGGGCGAACCTTGCATGTCGTCATGAGCGGCCGGACCGCCGGTACACTGCGTGCCGAACTGTTCGATACGCTCGGACGGTCGGTATGGGCGGCTGCCGCCGATATCGACCGACAAACCGTCAAAATGGATATCCCGGCCCTGCCTGCGGGAGCCTACGTGCTCCGGTTGGAAATGGGCGGGGTCATTCGTGACCAAGTGATTGTTGGAGGGATCAACCCTGCATCTTAA
- a CDS encoding LacI family DNA-binding transcriptional regulator produces MGATIRHVAERAGVSISTVSRVLNDTCKVSEDKRKRVEDAAKSLGYLPNPAAQSLHSQRTGGLGILLPFVSGEFFAEFLNGVDEMAQQEGWLLLISTSHNSEEELRAALRGMYRRVDGLIIMAPNTSAELLLRRPADDVPIVFVNTETHQPTVDLITFDNYGGMREMTHHLLGRGHSRIGLICGPEPAFDARERLRGYLDAHAQAGVDVDPGLQVPGNYSQQSGHDGAVRLLALPDRPTAIMAANDDSAIGALSAIRDAGLRIPEDIALTGFDDVPSARFTVPPLSTVHVPVRELGALSIRLLLDRIAEPEGPPLQRALPVDLRIRESS; encoded by the coding sequence ATGGGAGCGACCATCCGTCATGTTGCCGAAAGAGCCGGAGTCTCCATTTCGACGGTGTCCCGCGTGCTCAATGATACGTGCAAGGTATCGGAAGACAAACGCAAGCGCGTGGAAGATGCGGCAAAGTCACTGGGATACCTTCCGAATCCGGCCGCGCAAAGCCTGCATTCGCAGCGCACCGGGGGCCTGGGTATCCTGCTGCCGTTCGTGAGCGGGGAGTTTTTCGCTGAATTCCTGAACGGGGTGGATGAAATGGCCCAGCAGGAAGGTTGGCTGCTGCTCATCTCAACCTCGCACAACTCGGAGGAAGAACTCCGGGCGGCCCTGCGGGGCATGTATCGACGGGTGGATGGGCTCATCATCATGGCGCCCAATACGTCGGCCGAGTTGCTGCTGCGCCGACCCGCCGATGACGTTCCGATCGTGTTCGTCAATACGGAAACGCACCAGCCGACCGTGGATCTGATTACGTTCGACAATTACGGCGGTATGCGTGAAATGACGCATCACCTGCTCGGACGGGGACACTCGCGGATTGGCCTGATCTGTGGACCGGAACCGGCATTCGATGCCCGGGAACGGCTTCGCGGATACCTGGACGCCCACGCGCAAGCCGGGGTCGACGTGGATCCCGGGTTGCAGGTCCCCGGAAACTATTCCCAGCAGTCGGGCCACGACGGAGCCGTCCGGTTGTTGGCATTGCCGGACCGGCCCACAGCCATCATGGCCGCGAACGACGACTCGGCCATTGGTGCACTGAGTGCCATCCGGGACGCCGGACTTCGCATTCCGGAAGACATCGCACTAACGGGATTCGACGATGTCCCGAGTGCCCGGTTCACCGTACCGCCCCTTTCGACGGTGCATGTGCCCGTCCGTGAATTGGGCGCCCTGTCCATCCGGCTGCTGCTGGACCGGATTGCGGAACCTGAGGGGCCGCCCTTGCAGCGTGCCCTGCCTGTTGACCTGCGGATCCGCGAGTCCAGCTGA